A genome region from Prionailurus viverrinus isolate Anna chromosome A3, UM_Priviv_1.0, whole genome shotgun sequence includes the following:
- the AP5S1 gene encoding AP-5 complex subunit sigma-1 — MVHAFLIHNLRAPQAQDTGLCRVLYSCVFGAENSPDDPRPHGAERDRLLRKEQILAVARQVESMCQLQQQASGRTSMDLQLQSSDEPVPLHEAPHGAFRLAAGDPFQEPRTVVWLGVLSLGFALVLDAHENLLLAESTLRLLARLLLDHLRLLTPSTNLLLRADRIEGILARFLPHGQLLFLNDQFVQGLEKELSASWPR, encoded by the exons ATGGTCCACGCCTTCCTCATCCACAACTTGCGGGCTCCGCAGGCCCAGGACACGGGCCTTTGCCGAGTGCTCTACTCCTGCGTCTTTGGTGCCGAGAATTCACCTGATGACCCACGGCCACATGGTGCTGAGAGGGACAGGCTCCTTCGAAAGGAGCAGATTTTGGCTGTGGCCAG GCAGGTGGAATCCATGTGCCAGCTTCAGCAGCAGGCATCTGGCCGGACCTCCATGGACCTGCAGCTTCAGTCCTCAGATGAGCCAGTGCCCCTGCAtgaggccccacatggggccttCCGCCTGGCAGCAGGGGACCCTTTCCAGGAGCCTCGGACAGTGGTGTGGCTGGGTGTGCTCTCATTAGGCTTCGCCCTGGTGCTGGATGCCCATGAGAACCTGCTGCTGGCTGAGAGCACACTCCGGCTGCTGGCACGCCTCCTTCTGGATCACCTCCGGCTGCTTACCCCCAGCACCAACCTCTTGCTTAGGGCTGATCGCATCGAGGGCATCCTTGCCCGCTTCCTGCCCCATGGTCAACTGCTCTTCCTCAATGACCAGTTTGTCCAGGGTCTGGAGAAGGAACTCAGTGCTTCCTGGCCCCGCTGA